GCGCCAAGTGGCGCTGGATGGCGGACAAGCAGGTCGACACCCTGGCCGCCCTCTTCCACGACGACGCCATGTTCGTCCACATGGGCGGCGCGTGGGACCGGACCCAGGAACTCGACATCATCCGGAGCGGCCAGATCCACTACAAGCACGCTGAGGTCTTCGACGCGTCGGCGAAGGTCATCGGGCCGACGGCCATTGTGCTGAACCGGATCCGGCTAGACGCCGTGGTCGGGGGCCGCGGGGTGACGAACCCGTTCATGGTGACCGAGGTGTATGTTAGGCAGGGCGACGCCTGGAAGCTCGGTTCGCTCTCGTTCACCCGGCTGCTCGGCCAGTAGCGAATCGCGGTTGAGGATCATGTCGCGCCCGACGTACCGCGAGGCACACGCCGCATGAAGCCGATCATCGGCACGCTCGCCGCGCTGCTCCTGTTCGCCACGGCGTCTGCCGACGCGCAGCAGCCGGCGCAGCCGACGATCACGATCACGCGCCGCGGCGCGCCGCCGCCACGCTCGACCAGTACGTCCGCCAGCTCGCGCCCGACGCCGGCCCGCTCGACCCGGCGCTGAACACCGCTGATGACCAGTTCGACGGGCACGCCGCGGTCGCGCGGGAGGTGTCGACGGTGAGCCGATGCCGCGGGGATAGATTCGCGTCGGGCGACACGTCCCGCGCCGGCGGCGCGGGGGCGCCCGACAGGTCGTGGGAAGCGAACATGGAGGCTCGCATGGACGGCGGCGTGGACGACGGCTCCGAATACTTCGCGCCGCCCGAGCGGACGGACGACGCGGCGGGGCACGAGACGCCCGCGCCGGCCCCGAGCGGCCCGACGCGGCGCACGTTTCTCGCGCAGACGGTCGCGGGCGGACTCGGCCTGGTCGCGCTCGACCCGCTGTTGGGGGCGCTGACGCAGGAGACGGCGCTGGCCCAGCTCGGCCCGCCGGTCGCGGCGCCTGGCACGGCCGGGGCGACCGCCGCGGCGGCGGAGCACACGGCCCGGGTGACGCTCACGGTCAACGGCGCCGCGCACACGCTCGACCTCGACACGCGCGTCACCCTGCTCGACCTGCTCCGCGAGCACTTGCAGCTGACGGGCACGAAGAAGGGGTGCGACCACGGCCAGTGCGGCGCGTGTACGGTGCTCGTCAACGGTACGCGCATCAACGCGTGCCTCAGCCTCGCCGTGATGCACGAGGGCGACGCGGTCACCACGGTCGAGGGGCTCGGCCGGCCGGACGCGCTGCACCCGATGCAGGCCGCGTTCGTCAAGCACGACGGCTACCAGTGCGGCTACTGCACGCCCGGTCAGATCTGCTCGGCCGTCGCCGTACTCGACGAGATCAGGGCGGGCGTGCCGAGCCACGTCACCGCCGACCTGAACGTTAGGCTGCAGGCGACCAACATGGAGATGCGCGAGCGGATGAGCGGCAACATCTGTCGCTGCGGCGCCTACTCCAACATCGCCGAGGCGATGGCCGAGGTCGCGGGGACGCAGACCGGAGCGGGATCCCGCGCGGGGGGCGGCGCATGAGGCCCTTCAGCTACGAGCGCGCGAAGACCCCGGCGGAGGCCGCGGCCGCGGTCGCGCGCACGCCCGGCGCGAAGTTCATCGCCGGCGGCACCAACCTGCTCGACCTGATGAAGCTGCAGATCGAGACGCCGACGCACCTCGTCGACGTGCAGGACCTGAAGCTGCACCAGATCGAGCCGACCGCCGAGGGCGGGCTGCGCGTCGGCGCGCTGGTGACCAACACGCGTCTCGCCGCGGACGAGCGGGTGCGCCGCGACTACGGGGTCCTCGCCCGCGCGATCGTGGCGGGCGCGTCGGGCCAGCTGCGGAACAAGGCGACGACGGCCGGCAACCTGCTCCAGCGGACGCGCTGCCCCTACTTCTACGACCCGGCGATGCCGTGCAACAAGCGCGTGCCCGGGTCGGGGTGTTCGGCCATCGGCGGCTACAGCCGCCAGCTCGCCGTGATCGGGTCGAGAGAGGGGGACGCGCGCACCGCGTGCATCGCCACGCACCCGGGTGACATGGCGGTGGCGATGCGCGTGCTCGACGCGAAGGTCGAGACGGTGCGGCCGAACGGGTCGACGCGCGTACTCCCGATCGCCGACTTCCACCGCCTGCCCGGCAATACGCCGCACGTCGACACCAACCTGGAACGGGGCGAGCTGATCACCGCGGTGACGCTGCCGGCGCCGCTCGGCGGCACGCAGCTCTACCACAAGGTGCGCGACCGGGCGTCGTACGCGTTCGCGCTCGTCTCGGTCGCGGCGGTCGTGCAGCGCGACGGCAGTGGGCGCGTCGCCGTCGGCGGGATCGCGCACAAGCCGTGGCGCGTCGAGGCGGCCGAGCGCGACATGCCGCGCGGCGCGAAGGCGGTCGCGCAGCGGCTGCTCGCCGGCGCGCGGCCGACGCGCGACAACGCGTTCAAACTCCCGCTGGTCGAGCGCACGCTCGCCGCGGTCATGGCCGACGCGAGGGCCTAACGCATGAGGTGTCAGCGATGAAGTTCGACACGCCCGCGGGCCGGAACCCGATCGACCAACTCAAGGTGGTCGGCCGCGCCACCGACCGCGTCGACGGTCCGCGCAAGACCACGGGGACGGCCCCCTACGCGTACGAGCGCCACGACGTCGCGCCCAACCAGGCGTACGGCTTCGTGCTCGGCAGCGGCATCGCCAGGGGGCGGATCACGCGGATGGACGTCGCGGCCGCCAAGGCCGCGCCCGGCGTCCTCGCGATCGTGACGACGCTCGACGCGCCGCGGCTCACGAAGGGACGCATGAACATCGCCGCACTGTTCGGCGGGCCCGAGGTGCAGCACTACCACCAGGCGGTCGCGGTCGTGGTCGCGGAGACGTTCGAGCAGGCGCGCGCAGCCGCCGCGCTGATCCGCGTCGACTACGCGCGCCAGTCCGGCCGGTTCGACCTCGCCGCCCAGGCCGCGACGGCGCCGCTGGTCGGGGGGAGCAGCGGCGAGGGGAGCGGCGCGCCGCCGGTCGAGCGCGTCGGCAACTTCGAGGCGGCGTTCGCCGCGGCGCCCGTGACGCTCGACGCCGCCTACACGACGCCCGACGAGAGCCACGCGATGATGGAGCCCCACGCGACGATCGCCGCGTGGGAGGGCGACAAGCTCACGGTGTGGAGCTCGACGCAGATGGTCGCGTGGACGCGGGGCGACCTGGCGCGGACGTTAGGCATCCCGCACGCGAACGTGCGGGTCGACGCGCCCTACGTCGGCGGCGGCTTCGGCGCGAAGCTCTTCCTGCGGGCCGACGCGGTGCTCGCGGCGTTAGGCGCGCGGGCGGCGGGGCGCCCGGTCAAGGTGGCGCTCACGCGGCCGCTGATCGCGAACAACACCACGCACCGCCCGGCGACGATCCAGCGCGTCCGCCTGGGCGCGACCCGCGACGGCCGGCTCACCGCGATCGCGCACGAGAGCACGAGCGGGAACCTGCCCGGCGGCAGGCCCGAGACCGCCGTGTCGCAGACCAAGCTGGTCTACGCGGGGGCCAACCGGCTGGTCGCGATGCGCCTCGCCGCCCTCGACCTGCCCGAAGGCAACGCGATGCGCGCGCCGGGCGAGGCACCGGGGATGATGGCGCTCGAGGTCGCGATGGACGAGATGGCCGAAAAGCTCGGCATGGACCCGGTCGCGTTCCGCATCGTCAACGACACGCAGGTCGATCCCTCGAAGCCGGACCGGCCGTTCTCCGAGCGCCGCCTGGTCGAGTGCCTGCGGACCGGCGCCGAGCGGTTCGGCTGGAGCCGGCGCAACCCGAAGCCTGCCTCGGTGCGCGAGGGCCGCTGGCTGGTCGGGATGGGGATGGCCGTCGGGTTCCGCAACAACCTCGTGACCCGAAGCGCCGCGCGCGTTCGGCTCGACGGGCGCGGCGTCGTGACGGTCGAAACCGACATGACCGACATCGGCACGGGCAGCTACACGATCATCGCCCAGACCGCCGCGGAGACGATGGGCGTCGGTCTCGACCGCGTAGTGGTGAAGCTCGGCGACTCGGACTTCCCGGTCTCGGCCGGCTCCGGCGGCCAGTGGGGCGGCAACAACTCGACCGCGGGCGTCTACGCGGCGTGCACGAAGCTGCGCGAGGCGGTCGCGGCACGGCTCGGCTTCGACCCCGCCGCAGCCACCTTCGCGGACGGCCAGGTGCGCGCGGGCGACCGCAGCGCCGCGCTCGCCGACGCCGCGCGCGGGGGCGAGCTCGTGGCCGAGGACGGGATCGAGTACGGCGACCTCGCGCGGAAGTACCAGCAGTCGACCTTCGCCGGGCACTTCGTCGAGGTCGCGGTCGACGGCTACACCGGCGTGACCCGCGTGAGGCGCATGCTCGCGGTCTGCGCGGCGGGGCGCATCCTCAACCCGAAGACGGCGCGGAGTCAGGTGATCGGCGCGATGACGATGGGCGTCGGCGCGGCGCTGATGGAGGAGTTGGCGGTCGACACGCGCTACGGCTTCTTCGTCAACCACGACCTCGCCGGGTACGAGGTGCCGGTGCACGCCGACATCCCGCACCAGGACGTGATCTTCCTCGACGAGGTCGACGACAAGTCGTCGCCGATGAAGGCCAAGGGCGTGGGCGAACTCGGCCTGTGCGGCGTCGGCGCCGCGGTCGCCAACGCGGTCTACAACGCCACCGGCGTGCGCGTGCGCGATTACCCGATCACGCTCGAGAAGCACCTCGACGGGCTGCCCGCAGTCGTATGAGGCCCTGACGGCGAAGGCGTGCGGCCGTGGCGCCTCGCGCTGGACCGCGTGAGCGGCGGGCGGACGATGACGTGTCGCGCCGGTACCGGGTCGACCGGGGTGTCCGGCGAACTGATCTACCGCCCGGTCACCCCTCGCGCGGCGGCAGCAGGGAGCCGAGCGCTTCGGTCGTCGCGGCCATCGCGCGCCAGGGGTGGCGGCGCACGCCGAGCGGGCCGAACGTCGAGCCGACGGCGTCGTGGTAGACGACGAGCGCGCTCCGCAGGGCGTCGACCGTGCCCCAGGTGATCTTGCGCGGGTTGTCGTCGGGGAGCATGTGGTTGGCGAGCGCAAGCGCGGCGCGCAGGTGCTCGGTCGCGTCCTCCGGCGGGAGCGCGGCCGCCGCCTGCACGTGCTGCTCGAGCAGTGCGGGCACGGCTTCGGGCGACTCGAGCGCCTGGTCCCATTCGGCCGGCGCGAGCGCGGGGGCGACGACACCGTTCAGGTCCGCGGTCCTCGCCGCCGGACGTGGGGCCGCGGCGTCGGGCGTCGGCGCCGGGTTCGCCACGTCGGCGGCGGCGAGCTCCGCAGGCGTGGCGAGGCGGATGGTCCCCGGCGGGTGGTACACGGTTTCGGACAGGCGGCGTTGCGTGGTCATCTCGACTCCTGGTGCGTGGGTGGTGCGAGCTTCAGGACGAGAGTTAGGGCGGCCTGGGCGGGGTGTCCAATACATCTTCCGTGCGGCCCGATACCTCCGAGGTCTGGTCGCGGCCGGTGGCCCGCGTGGCCGCCGGACCGTCGATCGCTACTTTGCGGCACGCCCGCCGCCCGTTTTCCGCCCGTACTCTCGCCCGCCCGGAGCCGCACGTGCCGCACAGCAGTCAACTGCCGTCCCTCCTCGCCGAGCAGCAGGCAGAGCTACTCGACCGCTGGCTGCGGGCGCAGGAGGCGGCCGCGGGCCGCGCGCCCGACGCGGCCACGCGCGCGCAGAGCGGCGAGTTCCTCCCGCTCCTGAGCGACGCCGTCCGGACCGACGGCGGCGAAAACACGCGCGGGCCGGCCTACGCGCCGGTGCTCGCCTTCCTCGGCCAGACCGCCCGCGCCCGGCTCCAACAGGGCCAGACGCCGTCGCAGGTCGCGACGTTCGTGTTCTCGCTCAAGGAGCCACTCTTCGCGCTCATCCGCGACCGGCACGGCGCGGACGCCGCGGCGCTCGCCGACGAGACCTGGGCGGCCACGCGGCTCCTCGACGCGCTCGGCCTCTACACGACCGAGGTCTACCAGCGCGCGCGCGAGGACGTCATCGCGCGCCAGCAGCAGGACATGCTGGAGCTGTCGACGCCGGTCGTGAAGCTGTGGGACGGCATCCTCGCACTGCCGATGATCGGCACGCTCGACAGCGCGCGCACGCAGGTCGTCATGGAGACGCTGCTCCAGCGCATCGTCGAGACCGGCGCGGAGGTCGCGGTCATCGACATCACCGGCGTGCCGACGGTCGACACGCTGACCGCGCAGCACCTGCTCAAGACGGTGACGGCCGCACGCCTCATGGGGGCGGACTGCATCATCAGCGGCATCCGCCCGCAGATCGCGCAGACGATCGTCCACCTCGGCGTGGACCTCGCCGGGGTGACGACGAAGGCCACGCTCGCCGACGCCTTCCGCGCGGCGCTCGCCCGCACGGGGCAGACGGTCCTCCGCGCCTAACACGGGGGCCGTCCGGTGGAGCGGATCCCGGTCCTCAAGATGGGCGCCCTGCTGCTCGTCACCATCCAGGTGGACATGCACGACCGCCTGGCGCTGGCGCTGCAGGACGACCTCACGGCGATGATCGAGACGACGGGCGCGCGCGGCGTGCTGATCGACATCTCGGCGCTCGACGTCGTCGACAGCTTCATCGGCCGCATGCTCGCCAACACCGCCGCGATGGCGCGCGTGCTCGACGCCGAGACGGTCGTCGTCGGGATGCGGCCGGCGGTCGCGATCACCCTCGTCGAGCTCGGCCTCTCGCTCCCCGGCGTTCGCACCGCGCTCGACGTGGAGCGCGGGATGGCGCTGCTCCGCGCGTCGGCCGCGCGCGCGGGCGCCCCGCCGGGCGGCGCCGCGGGCGAGGGGCGGCGTGTCGACGTTCGGTCCTGACCTCACGGCCGCGGGGAGCGAAGCGGGCGAGGTCGTGCCGTGCCGCAGCGACGCGGACCTGGTCGTCGTCCGCCAACTCGTCCGCCGGCGCGCGGCCGAACTCGGCTTCTCGCTCGTCAACCAGACCAAGCTGGTCACCGCGGCGAGCGAGCTGGCGCGCAACGCGGTGCAGTACGGCGGCGGCGGGGCGATGCGCCTCGACGTCGTCGCCGACGGCGTCCGCCGCGGGTTGCGCCTGATCTTCGAGGACCGGGGACCGGGGATTGCGGACCTCGCCCTCGCGCTCACCGACGGCTACACGACCGGGCAGGGCCTCGGGCTCGGCCTGAGCGGGTCGAAGCGGCTGGTGAGCGAGTTCGACGTGAAGACCGCCCCGGGGGAAGGGACGCGCGTGACTGTGGTGTTGTGGAAGTAGCGTGGTGATGCCGGGATGGAGCTGAACGGGCGCGCGGGACCGCCGCCGGCCCACGTCGTTCCGGTCGACGAGCCGACGCGCGTCGGCGAGGCGCGCCGCGCCGCCGCGGCAGTTGCGACCGCGCTCGGCTTCGACGAGACCGCCGCAGCGCGCGTCGCGCTCGTGGCCACGGAGCTGGCGACCAACCTCGCGCGGCACGCGGTCGGCGGACAGCTCGTCATCCAGGCCGCGGACGGCCCCGCAGTCGACCTCCTCGCGGTCGACCGCGGGCCCGGGATCGCGGACGTATTGCGGGCGATGGTCGACGGGTACTCCAGCGGCGGCACGTCGGGGACTGGCTTGGGCGCCGTCCGCCGCCAGGCTGATGCGGTCGACCTTTACTCGCGGTGGAGCCCTCCCTCGCTCGGTGCGCCCGGGCCCGGCATGCCCGACGCGGGCGAGGGGACGGTCGTCTGGGCGCGGTGCGTACTGCCGACCGCCGCTGGCGCCGCGCGCGCCGCCGACCTCGCCGGGGTCTGCGTCCCGGTCGAGGGAGAACGCGAGTGCGGCGACGCCTGGACGGTCGTCGACGCGGGCGGGCGCGTGCTGGTGTTGGTCGCCGACGGGCTGGGGCACGGACCGGCGGCGGCCGACGCGTCGTCCGCGGCAGTCTCTACATTCCAGACGTTCGCGGCGACGCTCGCGCCGGCACTCCTCGTCGAACGCCTGCACGCGGCGCTGCGGGCGACGCGCGGCGCGGCGGTCGCGGTCGCGGCCTTCGACCCGGCGCGGCGCGAGGTGCGCTTCGCCGGGGTGGGAAACGTCGCGGGCGCGGTCCTCACGCCGGCCGCATCGGGCATGGGGGCGTGGGCGAGTCAGAGCATGATGTCGCACAACGGGACGGTCGGCCACCAACTGCGGAAGGTGCAGGAACTCGCGTACGCGTGGCCCGTCGGGGCGATCGCCGTCTTCCACACGGACGGCATTCGGTCGCGCTGGCAGCTCGAGCGGTACCCCGGCCTGGCGGCCCGCCGCCCCGCCGTGATCAGCGCGGTCCTCTGGCGCGACTACAGCCGCGCGCGCGACGACGCGACGGTCGTCGTCGTGCGCGACCCTCCGTCTCCGGAGGCCTACACGCCGCCGGCGTCGGCCACCGCGTCCGGGGGCCGACCGGCGTGAACTCGACGATGCCGCTCGCACGCTCCGCCGATCGGACGCCGGATCGCGCGGCGATCCTGACCGTCGAGCTGCGGTACGAGGAGGACCTCGTGCTCGCCCGGCAGCGGGCGCGCCAGATCGCCGCGCTCCTCGACTTCGAGACGCAGGAGCAGACCCGGCTCGCGACCGCGGTCTCCGAAATCGCGCGCAACGCGTTCCGCTACGGCGGGGGCGGCCGCGTGACGTTCGCGCTCGGCACGCTCCCCGAGCGCGACGGCACCGAGACGCCCCACCTCGTGCTCCGCGTCGAGGACGCGGGGCCGGGCATCGCCGACCTCGCCGCCGTGCTCGACGGACACTACCGCTCGACGACGGGCATGGGGATCGGGATGCTCGGCGCGCGGCAGCTCACCGACACCTTCGACGTGCGCACGGCGCCGGGCGAGGGGACGCGCGTCGTCATGACGCGCCGCCTGCCGCAGCGGCTCGGCGGTGCGTCGGCCAGTCCCGAGACCGCGGCCCGCCTCGCCGACGCGCTCGCGCGCCAGGTCCCCCGCGGGCCGCTCGAAGAGGTGCAGGCGCAGAACCACGAGCTGCTCGCCACGCTCGACGCGCTGCGCGAGCGGCAGGCCGAGGTCGAGCGCCTGAACGCCGCGCTCTCCGAGGCGAACGCGGCGCTCGCCCGCACCAACCAGGAGTTAGGCGAGACCAACCGCGGCGTGCTCGCGCTCTACGCGGAGCTCGACGACCGGGCGGAGGCGCTGCGGCGCGGGTCGGAGCTCAAGTCGCGCTTCCTCTCGGACGTGAGCCACGAGCTGCGCACGCCGCTCAGCTCCATCCTCAACCTCACGCGGCTGCTGGCCGAACACCCCGGCGCGGAGTTCGGCGACGAGCCGCGCCGCGCCGTGCAGTTCATCCGCAAGTCCGCGCTCGGCCTCACCGACCTCGTCAACGACCTGCTCGACCTCGCGAAGATCGAGGCGGGGCGGGTCGAGCTGCGGATCGCGGAGTTCACGGCCGCCGACCTCCTCGCCGCGCTGCGCGGCGTGTGCCGGCCGCTCGTGCCGGGCGACGCGGTCGCGCTCCGCATCGACGAGCCCGAGCCGCTCACGCTGCTCACCGACGAGGGCCGCCTGTCGCAGGTGTTGCGCAACCTCGTCGGGAACGCGCTCAAGTTCACGGACTCCGGCGAGGTGCACGTCGCCACGACGCTCGACGCCGACGACGTGGTGCACGTGCGCGTGCGCGACACCGGGATCGGCATCCGCGCCGCGGACCAGGAGCGCGTGTTCGACGAGTTCACGCAGGTCGAGGGCGCGCACCAGCGGCGGGTGAAGGGGACCGGACTCGGGCTCCCGCTCGCGCGCAAGCTCGCCGCGTTGTTAGGCGGAACGATCGCGCTCGAGAGCGCGCCGGACGCGGGCTCGACGTTCACGCTCTCGCTCCCCCGCGTGCATCCGTCGATCGCGGACGGGGCGCCCGACGCGCGGCGGCTGTCGGAGGCGCGGGTCGCCGGCCGCCGCGAGGTGGACGGGTGACGGCCGACGTCCGGACGGCGGCGCGCGTCCTGCTCGTCGACGACAACGAGGCGAACCGCTTCGCCGTCGCGTACTGGCTGCGGTCGGCCGGGTACACGGTCGTCGAGGCGGAGACCGGGGCGGAGGCGCTCGCGCGGGCCGGCGAGGGCGCGGACCTCGTCGTGCTCGACATCCGCCTCCCCGACATGAGCGGCTTCGAAGTGCTGCGCCGGCTGCGCGGCCGGCCCGACACGGCGGCCGTCCCCGTGCTGCACCTGACGGCGAGCTTCGTCACGGGCGAGTGGCGGGCGCACGGCCTCGACGCCGGTGCAGACGCGTACCTGACGCACCCGGTCGAGCCGCGCGAGTTCGTCGCGACCGTGCGGCAGCTGCTCCGCGTGCGCGCGGCCGAGGTCGCCCGCGAGGAGTTGCTCGCCGCGGAGCGGGCCGCGCGCGGCGAAGCCGAGGCGGCGCGCGCCTCGGCCGAGCAGGCGAACCGCGCGAAGGGCGAGTTCCTCGCCAACATGAGCCACGAACTGCGCACGCCGCTCAACGCGATCGCCGGCTACGTGCAACTGATCGAGATGGGCGTGCACGGCGAGGTCTCGGAGGCGCAGCGCGACGCGCTCGGCCGCGTGCAGCGCGCACAGCGGCACCTGCTCGGCCTCATCAACGACGTGCTCAACTACGCGAAGCTGGACGCGGGGCGCGTCGAGTACGACCTGCGGCCCGTCGACCTCGGCGACGCGGTGCGGGACGTGCTCGCGATGGTCGAGCCGCAGCTCACCGCGAAGGGGCTGACGGTCGCCGCGGCGCCGGACGCGGTCGTCGCGGTCGCCGACGCCGAGAAGCTCGCGCAGGTGCTGCTGAACCTGCTGTCGAACGCGATCAAGTTCACGCCGAGCGGCGGGGCCGTGGAGGTCACCGTGTACGCCGCGGGGCCGGGCGGGG
The Gemmatimonadetes bacterium T265 genome window above contains:
- a CDS encoding transcriptional regulator, producing the protein MELNGRAGPPPAHVVPVDEPTRVGEARRAAAAVATALGFDETAAARVALVATELATNLARHAVGGQLVIQAADGPAVDLLAVDRGPGIADVLRAMVDGYSSGGTSGTGLGAVRRQADAVDLYSRWSPPSLGAPGPGMPDAGEGTVVWARCVLPTAAGAARAADLAGVCVPVEGERECGDAWTVVDAGGRVLVLVADGLGHGPAAADASSAAVSTFQTFAATLAPALLVERLHAALRATRGAAVAVAAFDPARREVRFAGVGNVAGAVLTPAASGMGAWASQSMMSHNGTVGHQLRKVQELAYAWPVGAIAVFHTDGIRSRWQLERYPGLAARRPAVISAVLWRDYSRARDDATVVVVRDPPSPEAYTPPASATASGGRPA
- a CDS encoding sensor histidine kinase (frameshifted, deletion at around 2282564) is translated as MPLARSADRTPDRAAILTVELRYEEDLVLARQRARQIAALLDFETQEQTRLATAVSEIARNAFRYGGGGRVTFALGTLPERDGTETPHLVLRVEDAGPGIADLAAVLDGHYRSTTGMGIGMLGARQLTDTFDVRTAPGEGTRVVMTRRLPQRLGGASASPETAARLADALARQVPRGPLEEVQAQNHELLATLDALRERQAEVERLNAALSEANAALARTNQELGETNRGVLALYAELDDRAEALRRGSELKSRFLSDVSHELRTPLSSILNLTRLLAEHPGAEFGDEPRRAVQFIRKSALGLTDLVNDLLDLAKIEAGRVELRIAEFTAADLLAALRGVCRPLVPGDAVALRIDEPEPLTLLTDEGRLSQVLRNLVGNALKFTDSGEVHVATTLDADDVVHVRVRDTGIGIRAADQERVFDEFTQVEGAHQRRVKGTGLGLPLARKLAALLGGTIALESAPDAGSTFTLSLPRVHPSIADGAPDARRLSEARVAGRREVDG
- the yagR gene encoding oxidoreductase, with protein sequence MKFDTPAGRNPIDQLKVVGRATDRVDGPRKTTGTAPYAYERHDVAPNQAYGFVLGSGIARGRITRMDVAAAKAAPGVLAIVTTLDAPRLTKGRMNIAALFGGPEVQHYHQAVAVVVAETFEQARAAAALIRVDYARQSGRFDLAAQAATAPLVGGSSGEGSGAPPVERVGNFEAAFAAAPVTLDAAYTTPDESHAMMEPHATIAAWEGDKLTVWSSTQMVAWTRGDLARTLGIPHANVRVDAPYVGGGFGAKLFLRADAVLAALGARAAGRPVKVALTRPLIANNTTHRPATIQRVRLGATRDGRLTAIAHESTSGNLPGGRPETAVSQTKLVYAGANRLVAMRLAALDLPEGNAMRAPGEAPGMMALEVAMDEMAEKLGMDPVAFRIVNDTQVDPSKPDRPFSERRLVECLRTGAERFGWSRRNPKPASVREGRWLVGMGMAVGFRNNLVTRSAARVRLDGRGVVTVETDMTDIGTGSYTIIAQTAAETMGVGLDRVVVKLGDSDFPVSAGSGGQWGGNNSTAGVYAACTKLREAVAARLGFDPAAATFADGQVRAGDRSAALADAARGGELVAEDGIEYGDLARKYQQSTFAGHFVEVAVDGYTGVTRVRRMLAVCAAGRILNPKTARSQVIGAMTMGVGAALMEELAVDTRYGFFVNHDLAGYEVPVHADIPHQDVIFLDEVDDKSSPMKAKGVGELGLCGVGAAVANAVYNATGVRVRDYPITLEKHLDGLPAVV
- the yagS gene encoding oxidoreductase; protein product: MRPFSYERAKTPAEAAAAVARTPGAKFIAGGTNLLDLMKLQIETPTHLVDVQDLKLHQIEPTAEGGLRVGALVTNTRLAADERVRRDYGVLARAIVAGASGQLRNKATTAGNLLQRTRCPYFYDPAMPCNKRVPGSGCSAIGGYSRQLAVIGSREGDARTACIATHPGDMAVAMRVLDAKVETVRPNGSTRVLPIADFHRLPGNTPHVDTNLERGELITAVTLPAPLGGTQLYHKVRDRASYAFALVSVAAVVQRDGSGRVAVGGIAHKPWRVEAAERDMPRGAKAVAQRLLAGARPTRDNAFKLPLVERTLAAVMADARA
- the rsbS gene encoding anti-sigma factor antagonist — protein: MERIPVLKMGALLLVTIQVDMHDRLALALQDDLTAMIETTGARGVLIDISALDVVDSFIGRMLANTAAMARVLDAETVVVGMRPAVAITLVELGLSLPGVRTALDVERGMALLRASAARAGAPPGGAAGEGRRVDVRS
- the rsbR gene encoding polyvinyl alcohol dehydrogenase → MPHSSQLPSLLAEQQAELLDRWLRAQEAAAGRAPDAATRAQSGEFLPLLSDAVRTDGGENTRGPAYAPVLAFLGQTARARLQQGQTPSQVATFVFSLKEPLFALIRDRHGADAAALADETWAATRLLDALGLYTTEVYQRAREDVIARQQQDMLELSTPVVKLWDGILALPMIGTLDSARTQVVMETLLQRIVETGAEVAVIDITGVPTVDTLTAQHLLKTVTAARLMGADCIISGIRPQIAQTIVHLGVDLAGVTTKATLADAFRAALARTGQTVLRA
- a CDS encoding anti-sigma regulatory factor, giving the protein MSTFGPDLTAAGSEAGEVVPCRSDADLVVVRQLVRRRAAELGFSLVNQTKLVTAASELARNAVQYGGGGAMRLDVVADGVRRGLRLIFEDRGPGIADLALALTDGYTTGQGLGLGLSGSKRLVSEFDVKTAPGEGTRVTVVLWK